The sequence below is a genomic window from Lodderomyces elongisporus chromosome 2, complete sequence.
GACTAATATTGTGTTTTTTATGCATTGGCGAGTTACCGTTCTCAGAACAGGTTAAAAACGAGACTGATCCTGAGAATGCTCGTGATATAATTTCTGCTTGGTACAAGGAGTTAACACTGTCTTCTTTCAATGAATGGTTTGACTCCAACGTGATTGCGATTCGAGGCTCCCTAGACGAAGTTATGATGCAATTTCGAGATTTATGCTTTGAAATGATAAAGTGTAGATATAAAGACAAAGATTTTACTCagaaccaaaaccaaaaccagaGTGAAAGTCAAAGGCAAGATCAAGATCAACTTGATCGAAGGTATGAGGCAAAAGATGTATTGCTAATCATGAATGACATTAAGCGGAACTTTTTtataaaatcaaaagcaTCTTTaccaaaaggaaaaacaacagcTCCTATTTCAGTTCCTATTTCAACACCAACTCCAGCTCAAAcatcaacagcatcaaCTCCCATCAGCACTACTATGACCACAAGTTACAAAGACTGTGGACAAAAAGTGTCAAATCCCAACCAACTGTCGGGAAATGCTAGTTCTACTATTCAGCTATTCGAGGAAAAATATCGTTTAGATCATAGCTCCAGCACAATTTTAAACGAAGTAGAAGACGGTGAGGGCGAAGAAGACGATAATGAATCAATAGGTAGTGACATTTTAGATGGTCACCTTAATCTtactgaagaagaagattacccaataaataaaacagATGACAATTTTGACCGAGGTCGCGATCACGATCACGATCACGATCACGATCACGATTACTATCTCTATCGCGATCAATACTTGATATCAAATGGGAAAAAACAGGCGCATGGTATTATCGGAATCAAAACATTACCAATATACTGCTTTGAACTATTGGTTCTCGAATTCTTGTCTGTATACCGGCCTCGTCTCTCACAAGTCATCTTGAGGGCCGCAATTTACGCAGCTATTGGCATCGATTTGGCAATGGAAGAGTTGAGATTTGTAAAGACCacattctttatttccatTACAGTTTGTTTATCCATTTTGTTGGGTTACGCTATTGGTGATAAAATAAACGAGATGTCGATTTAGAGAATAAAAccattttttgatttcaatctttttctttcattcttttttctgttctgtttttgGGGAAGAACCACATCTGTTCCCATATCTCCATTCTTTTAAAATTAGTTCTTTAGAGTAGGTAAGAAggcaatttttttttttaatttgctTTGAAAAGTTCTTTATCTGTATATACAATTAACTTTCTAGTATTTATACATGCATTCCATTTTCTATTCTTGATTTATGTTTCAGAATTTTGTTcagtttctttatttttatttttattttcatgtTTCTGTTCAATTTTAggtttaattttattttttattttttatttttttttctttctcttccttttttgcaaaccgtttttttttttgtagaCATGGAGTGCAAAAACTTTAAAAATTGATTCAGAACATTGTCTTCTTCCATATTCAACCTAACACATTGTAAGGTAAAAATGGGctcaaagagaaaacatACAAAGGATGGATCAATGCGTGATTcctcaaaaaagaagagactGAGTACCGCACATGGTCCCCCAGTTGAGAAACGTCAACGCACGTCAAGTAACACCTACGAGTCGCTTTACGAAATTGACGGTGAGAGCTCATCAGATTCAGAGCACATTTTTAATTACGATAAAGATACTAGTCCCGAAGATAAAAATGTAATCAATTTGATAGACagtgatgaagatgataaagaagaaaaaggaggagaagaagaaaaagaagaagaagaagatgatgatgaaaatggtAACAGTTCAGGTGAGAATCAAATTGAAATCGATGGTGATAAAGTTGAAGATAAGGAAATATCACCTTCAGatcaagaaaaattaatagaATCAACCtcaacttcttcaacaacttcATCAACCTCATCAACAAATCTGCCAGAAGCCAATGATCTTGCAAAGAATGACGACTTTATTGAATTCGGATTTCTGTCCtcagatgaagatgaagacgaAGACAGAGATGATGGAAATGGAGGTATAAACTCAGTAGCAGAAGAAATAGATGACACCTCGAGACCAGAGGACCTACATACTAATTCGCAATATCCTTGGGTGAAAAACCACGATCATTCGCGCCAGAAAGAGATTGCAGATTGGCTTACAATGGAGATGAAGGATTTTGTGAATTACATATCGCCGTCGAGTGAAGAAATCGTGATTAGGAATAAAGTGGTAAACACTCTCAAGACACAGATTGCACTCTTTTGGCCCGGAACAGAAGCACATGTTTTTGGATCGAGTGCGACTGATTTATACTTGCCAGGCTCTGATATTGATATGGTTGTTCTTTCTGATACAGGAGACTACGAGAACCGTTCAAGGTTGTACCAactttcctctttcttgaAGGCCAAGAAACTAGCCACCAACGTTGAAGTGATTGCAAGTGCCAAGGTCCCGATCATCAAATTTGTAGATCCAGATTCCAACATTCACGTGGATATATcgtttgaaagaaaaaatggtCTCGATGCTGCTAGGCGAATACGAAAATGGTTAGCCTCGACCCCAGGTCTAAGGGAGTTAGTATTGGTGGTAAAACAATTCTTACGGTCAAGAAAACTCAATAATGTTCATGTTGGAGGTCTAGGGGGATACGCCACCATTATCAtatgttttcattttttacgGCTGCATCCAAAACTCTCGACTGAATCTATGAGCTCACTAGATAATTTGGGAGTATTATTGATTGAGTTTTTTGAGCTTTACGGAAGAAACTTTTCGTATGATAATTTGATAATCTCTTTAGACCCTAAAACCGAGGAGCCCAGATACTTACCCAAGGGAAGATATTCAGTCTTGAATACTGCGCGAAATACATTTGCTATTGTTGTACAGGACCCAGCAGATCCAAACAATAACATCACAAGATCATCTTACAATTTGCGGGATTTGAAGAAAGCTTTTGGAGGGGCTTACCAACTTCTTGTTGCCAAATGTTACGAATTACACGCAGCATCTTATAGAGCACGTTTGGGCCAACTGATCCTTGGAGACATCATTAAATACAAAGGGAAAGAGCGACACTTTAGAGACGAGAGACATATGGTTGTTAACGAAGCATTGATTAGCCACGAggaagaaacaacaagCCTCGatgggaaaaaaattgttacAAAAAGTAACGACgaattttatttctctgACATGACGGATAGTGACGAAACTGAGGAATATAAACCACAACTTTTAAAAGTCAAATCACATAAAACAATCAGCCCTACACCCGTGACAAATAAGGCAAAAGATACGAAAAAACTCGTCGAATCTTTCCTTGGGCTTGAGAAAtctgaagatgaaaatgatgcAAACAACGATGATCTGGAGTATGACCCAGAAAAGCTGCTtccaccaaaaccaaaaagcaATCTCGATAAGGATGTTAAGAGAGACTATTGGAGACAGAAAGGATTGGAATTGTAATAACAAAGCTGAATGAAACtttatttgatttgtttctgctctctctctctttctctctttttctctttctctctttttctcttcttctttctttctttttttctcaaactATTCACCGGTTTTGCAATCGCTAGTTTTTCGAAAATGGTGTATATATTGCTTTAGAAGGTTTATATAGAGCTCTCCGCGAAATTTATcgaatcatcaataatgtATATTTGTTAGCACTAACAAAGTtgtctctttattttctgcTCTTCTGCTCTCCTGCTCTatctttcaaaaaacaaacatgTCAATTTATTAGCAACAATTGCGCGTTGCTGTTCGTGCGCCAAGTCCCAAACCAACTCTGTCATTCTGAATCTTTAACTGCGTTTGATATTCAGAAATAAACGAATCATCGATGCCGTCCACTATACTTTCAAACAATTCAAGGATTCCCGTATTGGTTTTCGAACTGGTCTTTGTAATTTTGCCATCAATATTCTTATCTACGAGATACTCTTTAATGAACAAGTATTCATTTACGTCAGCATCACCGCCAAGATCAGATTTCGTTGCCACAAGCATGATCTGAATCTTGTCATCCGTAGATGAGTTGttcaattgcaattgttgaatCCAATATTTAGCTGTTTCAAAAGAAGCCTCTAAGTTTTTTAAATCAAAGCAAATCAATGCACATTTGGCGTTTCTATAGTACATTGGCGTTAAGGAACGATACCTTTCTTGACCCGCAGTATCCCATAGCTCAAGATTGAATTTTCTACTGGGATTATGTCGACTAGCAAAGATCTTGGTGGTGTATGCAGCACCAATTGTATTTAATGTTTGCTCCTCAAACTTGTTGGTAGTGAATCTATGAACCAAGGATGTTTTGCCCACAGATGAATCTCCTAGGACAACAATCTTGTATGGCGGCGGTGGAAATGAATCATCAGACAAGGAAGAGGTCATTATCACAAGCTGGGAATGAGAATCaaaaatgcaaaacaaaaaccaaaaaaaaaaaaaaaatttaaacaagaaagaaacaaaaataaagcaaaCTAAGAAACTAAAAGATTGCAGAGGTGATATTGATACCACTAGCACCGAttagttttttctttttatctttctttctttttttttttttttctcttcgaTTCTCTTGATATATAACATAGTTGGTTTTCaggaaagacaaaaatgaaaaagcgGAGATGAtaaggagagagagagagagagaaaaaaaaaaagcgcACACCAATTAACTATAGAATACAGGGTATACCTAAATCTTGAGCTACagtattttattttgttcctttttcttatctttggatttgtttcaaaataaTGCTTCCACATCAATTTAAAACATGTGATGactgtttttgttcttgtatTTCTGAttgcaattgtttttttatttaattatttatttatctatttatttatctatttattcatttctATATTCAATTTACCTTAATCCTCAACTTTGTAGACATGTCAAAGGAGAAACCAAATAAAAGCTTTTTTTCATTGCACGGaaactttcttctttttcttttttcatacAATAAATATCTCAATCAATTTGCCAAAATTAAGACCATCTCCAGTGATCGAGTCTGTGATTTTAAGGCCATCGAGATTAAATACTCCTTTGCGACTGCAAATAAAACTCATCTCAGTTTCGTAAATAGATTGCGGATCCATAGGACCGATTCTTACATCATTGCTCAATAGTAAAACACCACTATCTTCATCAGCTCTGTCGGGGCCTCTTTGTTGAATATTGCGCGAGAAAGTCAGCAGTGAGGATATGTAGGAAGgggaggagaaggagaaggaggaggcCGATTTTGTTGAATCCATAGACAAGGACAAATTGAGCCGGAATTTGGAGTGGTTTATAGCTTGTATCTGCCATTTCAACGTTTTCCCAACCTTGCAATACAATTTGCCAAGAAATATCAATTTAAGGCCACTGAATGGCAGATTTCCATTACCTGTTAGGCTCACAGTCATTGAGGAATTCCTAGTATAGCTCAGTTTTGTTCGTCTAGCAAGCTGGTCCGGTGCAGTAATTCCATTGTTGTGTATATTTGTGTTCAATAACGAATTGCTAAAGCCTTTTGTTCTATAGACTAGATGCAGCAGCTGCGACTTTTGCCTCTGACCATTCAAGCCCAGCAAGTTTGGACTGGAATCTAGGGGATGGGTTGTATTGCTGGTGCGTAACCCATTACTTATCGGAGGAGCAACTAGACTAAAATCCAAGTAAGGAGTCCAAAGTGTTTCGATTATGTTGCTGATAGGTTCAAGTTTATTCTCATCACCAACTCTTGCTAGTCGGTATTTGAGTAAGATAACAACTGGTTTTTGCAAGGCTAATTGATTTGATGATGAGAAATCGTTCAAGGAGAACTTGTACACTACTCTTAGCAGATCGGTGAtgttcaaaaaagaaggcaCTTTTTGACCCATTCGACTTACCACTCCAGCATCAAAAGATGCATCTAGTCCAAGAATTTCAAAACACAAACTGTTTTCTCTGCTCTTGTTTTTATCGTTGTTGTCGTCTCTGGTACTGCTTTGCACAGAATCTATTAATTCATCAGATTTATTAGAACTTTCAATACTGATTGCAGACAACAAAATATCATTTCTTCCAGCAGGTTTAGTTGATTTCATATTAAGCGCTAGTGGCGTATATATAGGAAtggtaatttttgtttctgacTTTTCCACCACTTCAAGATTAAATGAACCTTGGCTATCATTCTGGCTTTCACCCAATTCTTGATCATGCAAAGACTCTACTAAGTGTTCTTGGGAAATTGGTTCATAATTCTTTGCAATTATTTCACTAGAGTTTGATGAGTTTGTATTTTTGTCAACCAGTCGTTTTTGATATATGCATTTAAGTACAAGCTGTGGTtgttcaattctttttcgaGGATACGTTATTGGTAGTTCAAAATTCCACGTAATTGTATTTGGATTTCCCAGTTCAACTTGTTCATTTGTCCGTTGGAGGTTCATTTCAGCTATTAATTCTTCATCCTTCTCATCTGAAACGATGTATGCATATAAAGTTAGAATGCAATGCTGTGGAACATCATCCGTAATCGCATTGCCCGTCACATATCCAACCAaaatttcatcaaaaaaCGCAAACTGTCGAGTTTCTGATGTTTTATTACCGGCTTCATGATGCAAGGAAGGACTAGGTAGATGTATATCGATCTGCATAGTAAAATATAGTTAGGGATAGTAGTCACTCTATTGACACCATAGTGCGGAaagctttttcttttgccaaagaacaagaacaacaacaacaacaacaataataataataataataataacaataataatgacaacaacaaaaaaaatattacaGAGAAAGATCCGCCTAGCTTTTAGTTCGCGACATCGTTTTTGGCGTGCCTGATTCTGCGCGGACCCAAAATTTTAGAAAGTCCTATTGGGTTCATTTTGCGTGTTGATTCTACAATTCATTATTaaactttgaaaattaATGCAAAATGTCAGTGAGACAACATGCTTATCGTTCTTTTTCTACATTTACCTATAAATATCTGTATCTGTATCTGTATCTGTATCTTTATCCGTATgcatatacacatacacatgtATATGAAGATGCACATCTATTACTCTATAAAAgtcgtttcttttttttttctttattcaaTATCCAATGTAGAGACCTCCACCTCGCTCATCAAGCTCATCTGCAATAGAGATAACTGCGTCGGACTTTGGATCCCAACTTAACTTTGCTGTGCATTGAATATTCTTCACATATGGCAAACGTCCATCTTCTAGAGCCATAGCCAAGTCTGCTGGACCCAAGCGATTCAGAGTACCCAACAGGCCGCTGCTGTTTATATACAATGTGCGTAGCGGCCTTTCGTAATTGACATGGCGCAAATTGTGTTCGTCAAAAAATGTACTAGAAAGATAATCAACACAAACCTCCAAAACACGAAGCTTTGGGCACAACACAAAGACATCATCAAGACTGTTTCCTTTGAGCGATGGCATAGGGTACTGTACTTTAAAGTTACGAAGTTTCTGTCCCATTTTGCATAGCACTTGTCTTATACCAATATCAGTTATGAGCGGACAGTGTGCAAATTCTAAACTCGTAATCAGCTCGGGAAGGTTGGAATGAGAGAGAAACTCGTCATTAATACCACCAGATAGTCGAAGAAAAGTCAATTTCGGTGGCCATTTGATATTGTTATAGTTGTCAATATCCACAGACGACCTTGGAAAAGACAAGTGGGTTAGCTGGTTCAAATTTGACATGGAATGGAAAAGCTCTGTTAAGTTTAAAGTCTCTGAAACTAAACGTAAATCCAACGTTTTCAAATTCAGACAATTCTTTACTGCTATAAGGGGCCCTAACCCAAAACTTGTTTGTGGCGCAACAAAGTCTTCCAAGTTTTTCCGTGTCTGTTTTAATAGCCTTGCCACAAATGCATTTTTGCTTGATTGAACAAATGACAAGTCCAAAGAATGTATGTAATCACCCAAACTTTTGTTGCTGGATAATGTTTCAACAAAATTGGCAAAACTCGTAGCTTTCAATCGAGGATGTCTGTATATCATTGGTCTCACGATTTTGTAAAAATCCTTACAAACTCTCATCAACGATGGGTCTAAATCTCCATTTGCATTTACTATCTCCAAAATATAGGCAAATAGTTCAATGGGAAGTGGCAAATAAGCCTGATTTTGATCTTGATCTTGAGCTTGATTTTGAGCTAGAGTTGGAGCTAGAGCTAAAGCTTCAGCATTGTTGATGCTTTCGTCAACAACTATCTCGCTCTTTGTTGAATTATGAAACGGTCGTTGTTGAACACCCAATTTGAACTcattgtttttcaaatgatCGTGTATTATATGTGTGTTTTCCTGGGTTTCGATGCCAACACTAGCGACAagtttttcttcctttttggCCTTGTAACTTCTGTATGGTGCTCGAACCTTTTTTGGTCTGCTTTTGTTTGCCATGTCAAAAATAATCGCTCACTCATAAGCAACTGCGGTGCCTTTTATTCGAATTCTAGCAGTAAGGTGGCGTTGTAGTGAGATGGACCTACTGGGTATAAGAAATACTTGTGAATAATGTGAATTCAGTCCAGATCTGCTGATAACACCAATCGTCACAGATAATATGTAAGTAGTATATATCTTTGTGTATAATTttattgcaaaataaaCCAAAAGGAGGAACCCTTTTAgctaaaacaaaaagagaataaaaacTCAAATGTAAATTAAAGCCTTGAATTTGATGAGTTTGATCCtaaattgaagatgaagttTAGTAGAGAGAAGGCCATCTTAAAATGTGGCAATAGTTCCATTTTGAGCAACCGAATTCCGCctcacacactcacacacCCACCCACACatattttctctctctctctctctctctctctctcttacATTTTCATATTCTCATGTTCTGATGTTCTCTCGcacaatcttttttttttttttttcattcttctcTTAGTAAGTGAGTATATAAATCATAAACAGCCTGTGACACAAAACTatcaatttattttatttatttttttataattttggAGCCGCGTCTCTATACGAACACACAGTCCCCTTGGACTTCCTCtataaatacaaaatgAGCTTGAACTCCCATCCcctttctgttttatcCAACTATATATCTTTCAATatcctttttctcttcttttctgatttcctttctttcttctttggttAGCTTTCTTTAAgtgttttggaaaataaaggagagaaaagaaaagggaaagTTTATATTCACCACCACAGATATTGGTACTACAATCAACACTAATTAATTACGCATATAGTAATCagacagaaaaaaacatgAGCTTTGAACAGTTAGCTGCTCAACAAGAATACCCTCAATGGAACCAGTCTGCAGAAGAAGTTTTGACACTCGCTAAAGAGCTTGCACAAAACGAAACGAAATTGTTTGACCAAATTGCCAATGTTGACAACCCAACCGTGGAGAACACTTTGCTCCCATTGGCTAAATTCTTTAATGAAAATAgctttttggaaaaccaaTTGAGTTTTTATCAACATGTTTCCGCCAATAAAGAGTTGAGAGATGCATCAACCAAAGCTGAACAATTGTTGGATGAAAATTCAATCGAGCAATGGTCTAGAGAAGATGTATTTAAATCTTTTGATCAGCTAAACAAAAGTTTGAATAAGAATGAAGATGGTAAGGGAGTTGAACAGGTATCAATTTCTAGAAAGGGCAAAGACTTGAATGCATTGGATGCGGAAACAAAGAGATATTTATCAAAAGTCCTTACCACATTCAAAAGAAATGGGTTGGCTTTACCTAgggagaaaagagagaaagtaaagaaattgCAAGTAGAGTTGAGTAACTTGAAAGttcaattttccaaaaaccTTAACGAGGATGATGGTCATATCTTTTTTGCCGAGGATGAGCTCGTGGGTGTTCCAGCTAACATTTTGGAGCAGTATGAAAaggttgaaaaagatggcCAATCTAAATGTAAAGTGACATTCAAGTATCCTGATATTATTCCAGTCTTTAGATATGCCAAGTTATCCCAAACGAGAAAAACAGCAAACCTCGCTTATGGTAATCGTTGTTCTGAGAATGATCCAATATTGACTGAAATCATCAAGGTCAGATATGAGATTGCTAAAGAATTAGGCTATGAAGCATTTTCTGATTATGTTTTGGAGGAGAGAATGGCCAAAACTACCGATACCGTTTTAAACTTTTTGCAAGATTTGAAATCAAAACTTGGTCCGGTTGCTGAAAAAGAGTTGAGTGAACtcaaagaattgaaaaaagccGAACTTGAGGCCAATAACTTACCTGCAGAGGAGAATACATTT
It includes:
- the TRF5 gene encoding Poly(A) polymerase, with product MRDSSKKKRSSTAHGPPVEKRQRTSSNTYESLYEIDGESSSDSEHIFNYDKDTSPEDKNVINLIDSDEDDKEEKGGEEEKEEEEDDDENGNSSGENQIEIDGDKVEDKEISPSDQEKLIESTSTSSTTSSTSSTNSPEANDLAKNDDFIEFGFSSSDEDEDEDRDDGNGGINSVAEEIDDTSRPEDLHTNSQYPWVKNHDHSRQKEIADWLTMEMKDFVNYISPSSEEIVIRNKVVNTLKTQIALFWPGTEAHVFGSSATDLYLPGSDIDMVVLSDTGDYENRSRLYQLSSFLKAKKLATNVEVIASAKVPIIKFVDPDSNIHVDISFERKNGLDAARRIRKWLASTPGLRELVLVVKQFLRSRKLNNVHVGGLGGYATIIICFHFLRSHPKLSTESMSSLDNLGVLLIEFFELYGRNFSYDNLIISLDPKTEEPRYLPKGRYSVLNTARNTFAIVVQDPADPNNNITRSSYNLRDLKKAFGGAYQLLVAKCYELHAASYRARLGQSILGDIIKYKGKERHFRDERHMVVNEALISHEEETTSLDGKKIVTKSNDEFYFSDMTDSDETEEYKPQLLKVKSHKTISPTPVTNKAKDTKKLVESFLGLEKSEDENDANNDDSEYDPEKSLPPKPKSNLDKDVKRDYWRQKGLEL
- the YPT53 gene encoding GTP-binding protein of the rab; the protein is MTSSLSDDSFPPPPYKIVVLGDSSVGKTSLVHRFTTNKFEEQTLNTIGAAYTTKIFASRHNPSRKFNLELWDTAGQERYRSLTPMYYRNAKCALICFDLKNLEASFETAKYWIQQLQLNNSSTDDKIQIMLVATKSDLGGDADVNEYLFIKEYLVDKNIDGKITKTSSKTNTGILELFESIVDGIDDSFISEYQTQLKIQNDRVGLGLGARTATRNCC